A stretch of Henckelia pumila isolate YLH828 chromosome 4, ASM3356847v2, whole genome shotgun sequence DNA encodes these proteins:
- the LOC140862741 gene encoding uncharacterized protein, with product MVEEILVEEKKDEPEPKPMYKPQLPYPQRFKKKALDEQFSKFLDIFKMIHINIIFADVSEQMSNYAKFIKDVMSKKIRLQENELANRSITYPRGIVEVVLVKFDKFIFPADFVILGMDEDEEAPLIFGRPFLATARELIDVHKGELNLRVGGEAVIFNIYHAMRGPSEELMSRWRDAWLRMRKLIKKRIGNFVNKRLS from the exons ATGGTTGAGGAAATACTTGTTGAGGAGAAAAAGGATGAACCTGAACCAAAgccgatgtacaagccacaacttCCGTACccacaaaggttcaagaagaaggcactagatgagcagttctccaagttTCTAGACATCTTCAAAATGATACATATCAACATTATTTTTGCAGATGTTTCAGAACAGATGTCAAATTATGCCAAGTTTATAAAGgatgtgatgtccaagaagataAGGTTGCAAGAGAATGAG CTGGCTAACCGAAGTATCACATATCCACGGGGAATTGTAGAAGTTGTTTTGGTGAAAtttgataagtttatatttccagcggattttgtgatatTAGGCATGGATGAGGATGAAGAAGCTCCTTTGATTTTTGGGAGGCCCTTTTTGGCTACTGCAAGAGAATTAATTGATGTCCATAAAGGAGAGCTCAATCTTAGAGTTGGTGGCGAAGCTGTAATCTTCAACATCTATCATGCCATGAGAGGACCAAGCGAG GAATTAATGTCTCGTTGGAGAGATGCTTGGTTGCGGATGAGAAAGTTGATAAAGAAAAGGATTGGGAACTTTGTGAACAAGAGGCTTTCTTGA